A genomic stretch from Larimichthys crocea isolate SSNF chromosome XXII, L_crocea_2.0, whole genome shotgun sequence includes:
- the LOC113744342 gene encoding olfactory receptor 52N5-like, whose product MENYTYNRLTLQLEGLSVSKESIYPVFLFFFFAYILIMFLNSGIIFLVFIDKDLHHPMYLLFCNLPVNDIIGNSIMLPRLLSDILQSPSELIISYYECVVQAFTTHMFGTAAHTVLMIMAFDRYVAICNPLRYAAIMTNKMVMKLTVSAWGVAFVLVGILLGLTIRLNRCRTMIMNPYCDNPSLFKLSCESVFINNVYGLTFTVVLLTSSIGSIVLTYTKITVVCLTSKNKSLNSKALKTCSTHLVVYLIMLLSGFIVIILHRFPQYSDYRKLSAILFHIVPGSLNPIIYGVQSAEICKSMSKLFRLKPVMPSF is encoded by the coding sequence ATGGAAAACTACACCTATAATAGACTCACACTGCAGCTGGAGGGGCTGAGTGTTTCAAAGGAGTCTATCTaccctgtctttctctttttcttctttgcctaTATCTTAATAATGTTTCTGAATTCAGGGattatatttttggttttcattGACAAGGACCTGCACCATCCTATGTATCTCCTTTTTTGCAACCTGCCAGTCAATGACATTATTGGAAACTCTATCATGTTGCCACGTTTGCTTTCAGATATTTTGCAGTCTCCCTCTGAGCTCATCATTAGTTACTATGAATGTGTGGTTCAAGCTTTTACTACACACATGTTTGGTACTGCTGCTCACACTGTTCTCATGATTATGGCTTTTGACAGATATGTGGCTATCTGCAATCCCCTGCGCTATGCTGCCATAATGACCAACAAGATGGTGATGAAGCTGACAGTTTCTGCCTGGGGAGTGGCCTTTGTTTTGGTTGGCATTCTTCTCGGTCTGACCATACGGCTGAACCGATGCAGGACTATGATCATGAATCCTTACTGTGACAATCCCTCCTTGTTTAAACTTTcttgtgagagtgtgtttatTAATAACGTCTATGGCCTCACATTTACTGTGGTCTTGCTCACGTCCTCTATAGGCAGCATAGTTCTTACTTACACTAAGATTACAGTAGTCTGTCTGACCAGTAAAAACAAGTCTTTGAACAGTAAAGCCTTGAAGACCTGCAGCACTCACCTAGTTGTGTATCTAATCATGTTGCTCAGTGGATTTATTGTAATCATCCTGCATCGCTTCCCCCAATATTCAGACTACAGGAAACTTTctgccattttgtttcacaTCGTCCCTGGCAGCCTGAACCCAATTATTTATGGTGTGCAGTCTGCTGAAATTTGCAAATCTATGTCAAAATTATTCAGACTCAAACCAGTAATGCCATCATTCTGA